The proteins below are encoded in one region of Vulpes lagopus strain Blue_001 chromosome 10, ASM1834538v1, whole genome shotgun sequence:
- the NOB1 gene encoding RNA-binding protein NOB1 produces the protein MAAVEHVVADAGAFLRDAALQDIGKNIYTVREVVSEIRDKATRRRLAVLPYELRFKEPCPEYVRLVTEFSKKTGDYPSLSATDIQVLALTYQLEAEFVGVSHLKQEPEKVKVSSSSQHPETPLYISGFHLPSKPKPPRESVQCGHPAAEPENLEFSSFMFWRNPLPNIDRELQELLLDKGDDVPSEEDEEGENGFEESKDEDSDDDGGGWITPSNIKQIQRELEQCAVPKGVRVGCVTTDFAMQNVLLQMGLHVLAVNGMLIREARSYILRCHGCFKTTSDMSRVFCSHCGNKTLKKVSVTVSDDGSLHMHFSRNPKVLNPRGLRYSLPTPKGGKYAINPHLTEDQRFPQLRLSRKARQKTDVFAPDYIAGLSPFAENDISSRSATLQIRDNALGAGRRRLNPNASRKKFVKKR, from the exons ATGGCGGCGGTGGAGCACGTTGTGGCCGATGCCGGGGCGTTTCTGCGAGATGCGGCTCTGCAG GACATCGGGAAGAACATCTACACCGTCCGGGAGGTGGTGAGCGAGATTCGGGACAAGGCCACTCGGCGGCGGCTCGCCGTCCTGCCCTACGAGCTGCGTTTCAAGGAGCCCTGCCCAGAATACGTGCGCCTCG TGACTGAGTTTTCAAAGAAAACTGGAGATTATCCCAGCCTTTCTGCCACAGATATCCAAGTGCTGGCACTCACCTATCAGTTAGAAGCAGAGTTTGTTGGGGTGTCACACCTAAAACAAGAACCAGAAAAG gttaaagTGAGCTCATCAAGTCAGCACCCAGAAACTCCTCTATACATTTCTGGTTTCCATCTGCCTTCAAAG CCTAAACCCCCACGAGAATCAGTACAATGTGGACATCCAGCTGCTGAGCCTGAGAACCTAGAATTCAGTTCCTTCATGTTCTGGAGAAACCCTTTGCCTAATATTGATCGTGAACTGCAGGAGCTGCTG CTTGACAAAGGTGATGATGTTCCAAGTGAGGAagatgaggaaggagagaatggatTTGAAGAAAGTAAAGACGAGGATAGTGATGATGACGGGGGTGGATGGATAACACCCAGCAACATCAAGCAGATCCAGCGGGAGTTGGAGCAGTGTGCCGTGCCGAAGGGTGTGCGGGTTGGCTGTGTGACTACAGACTTTGCCATGCAG AATGTTCTGCTTCAGATGGGGCTGCATGTGCTGGCGGTGAATGGCATGCTGATCCGTGAGGCCCGGAGCTACATCCTGCGCTGCCACGGCTGTTTCAA GACAACCTCTGACATGAGCCGGGTGTTCTGTTCCCATTGTGGAAACAAGACCCTGAAGAAGGTGTCTGTGACGGTCAGCGATGATGGAAGCCTCCACATGCACTTCTCCCGCAACCCGAAGGTGCTCAACCCTCGGGGCCTCCGG TATTCCCTTCCCACTCCCAAAGGGGGCAAATATGCCATCAACCCCCATCTGACCGAGGACCAGCGCTTCCCTCAGCTGAGACTCTCCCGAAAGGCCAGACAGAAAACAGACGTGTTTGCCCCTGACTACATCGCGGGGCTGTCTCCCTTTGCCGAGAATGACATCTCCAGCCGGTCAGCCACCCTGCAGATCCGAGACAACGCCTTGGGAGCGGGCAGGAGGCGGTTAAATCCCAATGCTTCCAGAAAGAAGTTTGTAAAGAAAAGGTGA